A stretch of Elgaria multicarinata webbii isolate HBS135686 ecotype San Diego chromosome 5, rElgMul1.1.pri, whole genome shotgun sequence DNA encodes these proteins:
- the NDFIP2 gene encoding NEDD4 family-interacting protein 2 — MEHHHHHQQPASRYQVLHNEDDPAESSVAEQPSTSTETIPASQMEASLPDTDTSPPPYYSIAAEAAATSEIELPNEFYPVPPPYSVATSLPTYDEAEKAKAAAMAAVAAEAAAQREEEYPPRDDFSDADQLRVGNDGIFMLAFFMAFIFNWIGFCLSFCITNTIAGRYGAICGFGLSLIKWILIVRFSDYFTGYFNGQYWLWWIFLVLGLLLFFRGFVNYLKVRNMSESMAAAHRTRFFFLY; from the exons CTTCATAATGAAGATGATCCTGCAGAATCATCAGTGGCCGAACAACCATCCACCTCTACAGAAACTATACCAGCTTCTCAAATGGAGGCTTCTTTACCAGACACAGATACTTCACCTCCACCTTACTATAGCATTGCTGCAGAAGCAGCTGCAACATCAG AAATCGAATTGCCTAATGAATTTTACCCAGTGCCACCTCCATACAGTGTAGCTACCTCTCTTCCCACTTACGATGAAGCTGAGAAGGCCAAAGCTGCAGCAATGGCAGCTgttgcagcagaagcagcagcccaAAGA GAAGAAGAGTATCCCCCAAGGGATGATTTCAGTGATGCAGACCAGCTGCGTGTAGGCAATGATGGCATCTTCATGTTGGCCTTTTTCA tggCATTCATTTTCAACTGGATTGGATTTTGCTTATCGTTCTGTATAACTAACACCATAGCAGGAAGATATGGTGCCATTTGTGGGTTTGGACTGTCCCTGATCAAATGGATTCTTATTGTTCGG TTCTCTGATTACTTCACTGGCTATTTCAATGGACAGTACTGGCTTTGGTGGATATTTCTTGTACTTG GCCTCCTCCTATTTTTCCGAGGGTTCGTTAATTACCTAAAAGTCAGAAATATGTCTGAAAGTATGGCAGCTGCTCATAGAACAAGATTTTTCTTCTTGTACTAG